From Streptomyces sp. HUAS MG91, the proteins below share one genomic window:
- the mfd gene encoding transcription-repair coupling factor, whose amino-acid sequence MSLHGLLDAVVKDAALTEAVKAAGDGNRMHIDLVGPPASRPFTVAALAREAKRPVLAVTATGREAEDLAAALRSLLPADGVVEYPSWETLPHERLSPRSDTVGRRLAVLRRLRHPRADDPETGPVSVVVAPIRSVLQPQVKGLGDLEPVALRTGESADLNETVEALAAAAYARVELVEKRGEFAVRGGILDVFPPTEEHPLRVEFWGDDVEEIRYFKVADQRSLEVAEHGLWAPPCRELLLTDDVRARAAELAEQHPELGELLGKIAEGIAVEGMESLAPVLVDDMELLLDVLPEGAMAVVCDPERVRTRAADLVATSQEFLQASWAASATGGEAPIDVGAASLRSIADVRERARELGMMWWSVSPFAADAAGLDADTLQLGLHAPETYRGDTARALADTKGWLADGWRAVYVTEGHGPASRTVEVLGGEGIAARLEKDLGDLAPSVVQVSCGSLEFGFVHPELKVAVLTETDLTGQRTAGKDGQRMPARRRKTIDPLTLESGDYIVHEQHGVGRYIEMVQRTVQGATREYLVVEYAPAKRGQPGDRLYIPTDQLEQITKYVGGEAPTLHRLGGADWTKTKARAKKAVKEIAADLIKLYSARMAAPGHAFGADTPWQRELEDAFPYAETPDQLTTIAEVKDDMEKTVPMDRLICGDVGYGKTEIAVRAAFKAVQDGKQVAVLVPTTLLVQQHFGTFSERYSQFPVSVKALSRFQTETESKATLEGLRDGSVDIVIGTHRLFSSETKFKDLGLVIVDEEQRFGVEHKEQLKKLRANVDVLTMSATPIPRTLEMAVTGIREMSTITTPPEERHPVLTFVGPYEEKQIGAAVRRELLREGQVFYIHNRVESIDRAAARLREIVPEARIATAHGQMSEQALEQVVVDFWEKKFDVLVSTTIVESGIDISNANTLIVERGDNFGLSQLHQLRGRVGRGRDRGYAYFLYPPEKPLTETAHERLATIAQHTEMGAGMYVAMKDLEIRGAGNLLGGEQSGHIAGVGFDLYVRMVGEAVADYRASLDGGVEEEPPLEVKIELPVDAHVPHDYAPGERLRLQAYRSIASANSEEDVTHVREELTDRYGKLPEPVENLLLVAGLRMLARACGVAEIVLQGNNIRFAPVELRESQELRLKRLYPGTVIKPATHQILVPRPKTAKVGGKPLVGRQLLAWVGEFLTTILGS is encoded by the coding sequence ATGAGCCTGCACGGACTGCTCGACGCCGTCGTCAAGGACGCGGCCCTCACCGAAGCGGTGAAGGCCGCCGGTGACGGCAACCGCATGCACATCGATCTGGTGGGCCCGCCCGCGTCCCGCCCCTTCACGGTGGCCGCGCTCGCCCGCGAGGCGAAGCGGCCCGTGCTCGCCGTCACCGCGACCGGCCGCGAGGCCGAGGACCTGGCGGCGGCGCTGCGCTCGCTGCTGCCCGCCGACGGCGTCGTGGAGTACCCGTCCTGGGAGACGCTGCCGCACGAGCGCCTCTCCCCGCGCTCGGACACCGTCGGCCGCCGCCTCGCCGTGCTGCGCCGCCTGCGCCACCCGCGCGCCGACGACCCGGAGACCGGCCCGGTCTCGGTGGTCGTCGCCCCGATCCGCTCGGTGCTCCAGCCGCAGGTCAAGGGCCTCGGCGACCTGGAGCCCGTCGCGCTGCGCACCGGCGAGTCCGCCGATCTGAACGAGACGGTGGAAGCGCTCGCCGCGGCCGCCTACGCCCGCGTCGAACTCGTCGAGAAGCGCGGCGAGTTCGCCGTGCGCGGCGGCATCCTCGACGTCTTCCCGCCGACCGAGGAACACCCGCTGCGCGTGGAGTTCTGGGGCGACGACGTCGAGGAGATCCGCTACTTCAAGGTCGCCGACCAGCGCTCCCTGGAGGTCGCCGAGCACGGCCTGTGGGCGCCGCCCTGCCGAGAGCTGCTGCTCACCGACGACGTGCGCGCCAGAGCGGCCGAGCTGGCCGAACAACACCCTGAGCTGGGCGAACTCCTCGGCAAGATCGCCGAGGGCATCGCCGTCGAGGGCATGGAGTCACTCGCTCCCGTCCTCGTCGACGACATGGAACTGCTGCTCGACGTGCTCCCCGAGGGCGCCATGGCGGTCGTCTGCGACCCGGAGCGGGTGCGCACCCGGGCCGCCGACCTGGTGGCGACCTCGCAGGAGTTCCTCCAGGCGTCCTGGGCGGCGTCCGCGACCGGCGGCGAGGCCCCGATCGACGTGGGCGCGGCCTCGCTGCGCTCCATCGCCGACGTCCGGGAGCGGGCCCGCGAGCTGGGCATGATGTGGTGGTCGGTGTCGCCGTTCGCCGCGGACGCCGCCGGGCTCGACGCGGACACGCTCCAGCTCGGCCTGCACGCCCCCGAGACCTACCGGGGCGACACGGCCCGCGCCCTGGCCGACACCAAGGGCTGGCTCGCCGACGGCTGGCGCGCGGTCTACGTCACCGAGGGGCACGGCCCCGCCTCCCGCACCGTCGAGGTGCTCGGCGGCGAGGGCATCGCCGCCCGCCTGGAGAAGGACCTGGGCGACCTGGCGCCCTCCGTCGTCCAGGTGTCCTGCGGCAGCCTCGAATTCGGCTTCGTGCACCCTGAGTTGAAGGTCGCCGTCCTCACCGAGACGGACCTCACCGGGCAGAGGACCGCCGGCAAGGACGGGCAGCGGATGCCCGCCCGGCGCCGCAAGACCATCGACCCGCTCACCCTCGAATCCGGCGACTACATCGTGCACGAGCAGCACGGCGTGGGCCGCTACATCGAGATGGTGCAGCGCACCGTCCAGGGCGCCACCCGCGAGTACCTCGTCGTCGAGTACGCGCCCGCCAAGCGCGGCCAGCCCGGCGACCGCCTGTACATCCCCACCGACCAGCTGGAGCAGATCACCAAGTACGTCGGCGGCGAGGCCCCGACGCTGCACCGGCTCGGCGGCGCCGACTGGACGAAGACGAAGGCGCGCGCCAAGAAGGCCGTCAAGGAGATCGCCGCCGACCTCATCAAGCTGTACTCGGCCCGCATGGCGGCCCCCGGGCACGCCTTCGGCGCGGACACGCCCTGGCAGCGGGAGCTGGAGGACGCGTTCCCGTACGCGGAGACGCCCGACCAGCTGACCACGATCGCCGAGGTCAAGGACGACATGGAGAAGACGGTCCCGATGGACCGCCTGATCTGCGGCGACGTCGGCTACGGCAAGACGGAGATCGCGGTGCGCGCCGCCTTCAAGGCGGTCCAGGACGGCAAGCAGGTCGCGGTCCTCGTGCCCACGACGCTCCTCGTCCAGCAGCACTTCGGCACGTTCTCCGAGCGGTACTCCCAATTCCCGGTCAGCGTGAAGGCGTTGAGCCGCTTCCAGACGGAGACGGAGTCGAAGGCGACGCTGGAGGGGCTGCGCGACGGCTCGGTCGACATCGTCATCGGCACGCACCGGCTTTTCTCCTCCGAGACCAAGTTCAAGGACCTGGGCCTGGTCATCGTCGACGAGGAGCAGCGGTTCGGCGTCGAGCACAAGGAGCAGCTGAAGAAGCTCCGGGCCAACGTCGACGTGCTGACCATGTCCGCGACCCCCATCCCCCGTACGCTCGAAATGGCCGTCACCGGCATCCGCGAGATGTCGACGATCACCACGCCGCCCGAGGAGCGCCACCCGGTCCTCACCTTCGTCGGCCCGTACGAGGAGAAGCAGATCGGCGCGGCCGTCCGCCGCGAGCTGCTGCGCGAGGGCCAGGTCTTCTACATCCACAACCGCGTCGAGTCCATCGACCGCGCGGCGGCCCGGCTGCGCGAGATCGTGCCCGAGGCGCGGATCGCGACCGCCCACGGCCAGATGTCCGAACAGGCTCTGGAACAGGTGGTCGTGGACTTCTGGGAGAAGAAGTTCGACGTCCTCGTCTCCACGACGATCGTCGAGTCCGGCATCGACATCTCGAACGCGAACACGCTGATCGTCGAGCGCGGCGACAACTTCGGCCTGTCCCAGCTGCACCAGCTGCGCGGCCGGGTGGGCCGTGGCCGCGACCGCGGTTACGCGTACTTCCTGTACCCGCCGGAGAAGCCGCTGACGGAGACCGCCCACGAGCGCCTCGCGACCATCGCGCAGCACACGGAGATGGGCGCGGGCATGTACGTGGCGATGAAGGACCTGGAGATCCGCGGCGCGGGCAATCTGCTCGGCGGTGAACAGTCGGGCCACATCGCGGGCGTCGGCTTCGACCTGTACGTGCGCATGGTCGGCGAGGCCGTGGCCGACTACCGGGCCTCGCTGGACGGCGGCGTGGAGGAGGAGCCGCCGCTGGAGGTGAAGATCGAGCTGCCGGTCGACGCGCACGTCCCGCACGACTACGCGCCGGGGGAGCGGCTGCGCCTCCAGGCCTACCGCTCCATCGCCTCCGCGAATTCCGAGGAGGACGTCACCCACGTCCGCGAGGAACTCACCGACCGCTACGGCAAGCTGCCCGAACCGGTCGAGAACCTGCTGCTCGTCGCGGGCCTGCGCATGCTGGCCCGCGCCTGCGGCGTCGCCGAGATCGTCCTCCAGGGCAACAACATCCGCTTCGCGCCGGTGGAGTTGCGGGAGTCGCAGGAACTCCGCCTGAAGCGCCTCTACCCCGGCACGGTCATCAAGCCGGCCACCCACCAGATCCTCGTCCCGCGCCCGAAGACGGCCAAGGTCGGCGGCAAGCCACTGGTCGGCCGCCAACTGCTGGCCTGGGTCGGGGAGTTCCTGACGACGATCCTGGGGTCGTGA
- a CDS encoding polysaccharide lyase — protein sequence MRRRQFMAAGAAAAGAVLVGACSSGSGDDDPPRTAVPTRADPTGPPPTGGARAVAGFFGAQVSARHTGSFGLDRAELLTGGGPVPGPVLRVRYPARSASPTVARTYDRPQGGVQLYLPLRSGPVDRLHLRYCLRFPAGFDFVKGGKLPGLYGGTDTSGGRIPDGTDGLSTRYMWRSGGRGEVYAYLPTSKVHGTSLGRGSWSWPVGRWTCVEQAVVLNRTGRRDGSVTVDLDGRRVLDRDGLEFRTTDELRIAGVFFSTFFGGGDPSWATPRTQYADFTAFTVAHRPIGPPPGLR from the coding sequence ATGCGCAGGCGGCAGTTCATGGCGGCGGGAGCCGCCGCGGCCGGGGCGGTGCTCGTCGGCGCGTGCTCGTCCGGCTCGGGCGACGACGACCCGCCGCGCACCGCCGTGCCCACCCGCGCCGACCCGACCGGCCCGCCGCCCACCGGTGGCGCGCGGGCCGTGGCCGGGTTCTTCGGGGCGCAGGTCAGCGCCCGGCACACGGGCTCGTTCGGCCTGGACCGGGCCGAGCTGCTGACCGGCGGCGGGCCGGTGCCGGGCCCGGTCCTGCGGGTGCGCTACCCGGCCCGCTCGGCCAGCCCCACGGTGGCCCGCACCTACGACCGGCCCCAGGGCGGCGTCCAGCTCTACCTGCCGCTGCGCTCCGGGCCCGTCGACCGGCTGCACCTGCGGTACTGCCTGCGCTTCCCGGCCGGCTTCGACTTCGTCAAGGGCGGCAAGCTGCCCGGCCTGTACGGGGGGACGGACACCAGCGGCGGGCGCATCCCCGACGGCACCGACGGCCTGTCCACCCGCTACATGTGGCGCTCCGGCGGCCGCGGCGAGGTGTACGCGTACCTGCCCACCTCGAAGGTGCACGGCACCTCGCTCGGCCGCGGCTCCTGGTCGTGGCCGGTCGGCCGCTGGACCTGCGTCGAGCAGGCCGTGGTCCTCAACCGCACCGGGCGCCGCGACGGCTCGGTCACCGTGGACCTCGACGGGCGCCGGGTGCTGGACCGCGACGGCCTGGAGTTCCGTACCACCGACGAGCTGCGCATCGCGGGGGTCTTCTTCTCGACGTTCTTCGGCGGCGGCGACCCCAGCTGGGCCACCCCGCGCACCCAGTACGCGGACTTCACCGCGTTCACCGTCGCCCACCGCCCCATCGGCCCGCCACCCGGTCTCCGCTAG